TTTTCATGGTAATGAATCAAAGATTTGagtcttaatttaaaaatactaattctTTTCGTTTATTTTAGGCGAGATACGTATGCAAATATGGTATTTAGTTTATCAAATATACGTTTcgaaataatatcaattttatataatatcgGTGCGATACACACACAATTAGGAGCTAAAACAGAACGTACATCAGCAGATGGTATGAAAATGGCGTGCTCCCATTTTCAATGCGCAGCTTGGGCATTTGAACACTTACAGAATAGTTATCCGCAGCCACCAGGAGTTGATATGGCGCCAGAATTAATGAAATTCATGCATCAGCTTTGTCTTGCTCAGGCTCAAGAATGTATTCTCGAAAAAAGTATGTTAGACAATCGCAAACCAACGATTGTAGCTAAAGTAGCTAAGCAAATCGTTGATTATTATGCACTAGCTTTATGGACATTAGAGCCTAGTAACAGTGAAGAGAGTACAATCGCTGATACAGTTGGATCAAAAACGTATAAAAGTTGGAAGACTTATGTCAAATTTAAACGTTCTTATCATACAGCAGTTACTCTGTTGTATCAAGGACTAGCCTCGGAAGAGCAGCAAAAAATGGGGGAGCGTGTTGCATTTTATAATGCTGCGTTAGCATCTTTAAATAGTGCACGACTGCTTCATGCTACTGCTAAAAGTTCCACTGGTATTATTGGAGTCACAGGTGAAAAAGAAGCTATCGAGGAAGCTCTTGTGTTTACTAATGACGTAATTGAAGGTAAAAGAAAGGCcgcaaaaaatgaaaatgaatttatttatcacgaAGAAGTACCTGAAAAAGATGCTTTACCTACAGTAAATGGCGCGTCATTAGTCAAAGGTATTTCTTTTAATGTAAATGATCCAGAAGTATCTGGACCGGATATTTTTGCAAGATTAGTACCTATGAAAGTTCATGAAGCAAGTTCACTTTATTCTGAAGAGAAAGCTAAAATTCTTCGATCAGTAGgttcaaaaattgaagaaaaagatCGAGATCTTGAAATGTTTCTTGCGTcattaaaattacaacattTGAGTCTTTGGGATCCTGATCGTCTATTAGAAGCTGATACTTTGCCATTTCCAGAAGGATTAGCAGAAAGATGTGCTGCATTAAATGCTAAACCTACTGCTATTAAAGAACTTGAAGACATTACTGCAAAACTGTCAGCAACATATGGAGATGTTGAGACAATGCTAGAAAATATTGACAAACTACTTACAGAAGAAgatcaaaaagaaaaaatgtacCAAGAAGCGATGGGCAAAAGACCTCCATCAATCGTGGCTACAGATTTAACAAGAGaagcaaaaaaatatgaagaaGCACATGCGAAAGCGTCGGAGAGTAATCAAGCTCTTCACCGAGCTATGTCacttcatttaaataatcttcAAAAGCTATCTCAGCCATTAGATCAACTCATGGCGAGCATACCTACAATTGATCGGAATACTAAAGGTGGAAATGAAACAGAAAAACAAAGTGTTCGAGAATTAAAAAGGATACTTGGAAAAGTAGAAGAAATGCAAAAACAGAGAAGTgaactttatttaaaattaaaagaatcaATATCTCAAGATAATCTCACTCGAATTTTAGTAACTGCAACAGCTGAATCAACCCCTCTCGATACTCTTTTTGCAGAGCATCTCAAGAAACATCAGTCATTAGTTGATTTAATCGATCAGAATCTCCTGGCACAAGATAATATATTGACAGCTTTGACGGATGCTTATGCACGAACAATTGAAACTCGTAAATCTGTCGAagaaattataagaaaacgAGAATCGATGATAGCATCTCTTATTAATTCTTATGAGGCTTACGAAGACTTATTGGCTAAAGCATCAAAAGGTCTAGAATTTTATCGTAAATTAGAGATGAATGTTACAAAACTTTTGCAAAGAGTTAAAAGCACATGCAGAGTTCAAGAAGAAGAACGCGAACAAATTCTCGCGAAAAATGGTAAAACAAATTCAATTGAATCTACATTACCAATAATTCCTGAAAAGAAAAAAGGCTCAGGCATGAAGTTGAGAGACCACTTAGCGAATAGGCTAAAGAATAATCCATCTTATCAAAATCCTTATGGAGATAAACAAACTATTCCTGTTGCTCCAGTACAGCCGAATCCTCATACTACCGGTAAATCTTACTCCAATGAACATCACATCGGTCCTGATGGCATTCCTATTCATGCAGTTCCTCCTATGACGTCTGATTCAACACTTCAAGATCCTCAACAAATGTATCAGTACTATGgatataacaattattatatgAACCAAGGAAGTAATTACATTCCTCAacattacaattataattctaCAAGTCAAAGTACATCAGTCCAAGGTTTTGCTAAATCCAATACTACTAATAGCGACCATATGTATCATCAAGCTAGCGGTTCTTCTAATACAGAAGTCGCAAGTAACAGTAGTCAATATGCGGGATACTTCAACCAGATAAACGAATCAGTGTCATTACTGCCGAATCAAACTCAATATCCTGGTCAAGTATATGAAGATACAAATCAATACTCTCAATACACAGATTACCGTACAAACCAAGGATATACTACAGCTAATACTGGTTATCAAAACATACAGGGTCAGCAGTCGAACTACAACCAACCGTATCAGGCTATGCCGCCTAATCAAACACCATCACCAGTTCCTGCTGGACAACTTCAGCCTATGAACGTAATTCAAGATTCAAATTCTCAAGTATCTAATATAAATGTTGGATCTCATCAATATGAGTATCAAAATGTTAATCGTGGAGCTTACGTTAGCCCCTATCAGCCAGTAGTACCGCAAATTCAACAACAACAAATTCAGCCACCAGTTTctgaaaatattacaaattattcTATAAACCAAGATAATCCTTC
This genomic window from Cotesia glomerata isolate CgM1 unplaced genomic scaffold, MPM_Cglom_v2.3 scaffold_86, whole genome shotgun sequence contains:
- the LOC123274876 gene encoding tyrosine-protein phosphatase non-receptor type 23-like (The sequence of the model RefSeq protein was modified relative to this genomic sequence to represent the inferred CDS: added 2079 bases not found in genome assembly), with protein sequence MEAVPRLPMLSFQLKVSSEPTIFGPKLKQYIRDFYNEDPESYTTEIHQLENLRSMAVRPPIAVIGCSLLKKYYCQLHFVQSRFPMGIDEPAAVPFSWRDTYANMVFSLSNIRFEIISILYNIGAIHTQLGAKTERTSADGMKMACSHFQCAAWAFEHLQNSYPQPPGVDMAPELMKFMHQLCLAQAQECILEKSMLDNRKPTIVAKVAKQIVDYYALALWTLEPSNSEESTIADTVGSKTYKSWKTYVKFKRSYHTAVTLLYQGLASEEQQKMGERVAFYNAALASLNSARLLHATAKSSTGIIGVTGEKEAIEEALVFTNDVIEGKRKAAKNENEFIYHEEVPEKDALPTVNGASLVKGISFNVNDPEVSGPDIFARLVPMKVHEASSLYSEEKAKILRSVGSKIEEKDRDLEMFLASLKLQHLSLWDPDRLLEADTLPFPEGLAERCAALNAKPTAIKELEDITAKLSATYGDVETMLENIDKLLTEEDQKEKMYQEAMGKRPPSIVATDLTREAKKYEEAHAKASESNQALHRAMSLHLNNLQKLSQPLDQLMASIPTIDRNTKGGNETEKQSVRELKRILGKVEEMQKQRSELYLKLKESISQDNLTRILVTATAESTPLDTLFAEHLKKHQSLVDLIDQNLLAQDNILTALTDAYARTIETRKSVEEIIRKRESMIASLINSYEAYEDLLAKASKGLEFYRKLEMNVTKLLQRVKSTCRVQEEEREQILAKNGKTNSIESTLPIIPEKKKGSGMKLRDHLANRLKNNPSYQNPYGDKQTIPVAPVQPNPHTTGKSYSNEHHIGPDGIPIHAVPPMTSDSTLQDPQQMYQYYGYNNYYMNQGSNYIPQHYNYNSTSQSTSVQGFAKSNTTNSDHMYHQASGSSNTEVASNSSQYAGYFNQINESVSLLPNQTQYPGQVYEDTNQYSQYTDYRTNQGYTTANTGYQNIQGQQSNYNQPYQAMPPNQTPSPVPAGQLQPMNVIQDSNSQVSNINVGSHQYEYQNVNRGAYVSPYQPVVPQIQQQQIQPPVSENITNYSINQDNPSLPSSVPHSSGTLSQQIYPQETTNLQYPAAQNLQQPPAQAVNIGYNVPEQYLTNKATGIHSNEASSVAPTYSGTPSDISGINQTESQYYHHTNNNTLIQNTTPYVLSSQQGYIESGQPSVPSSQVPINPPVQTYPNSYGQTYSIDANGHQYQMPPNSVAAQNISANYANDPEIIQSHAKSSNVPGLMQNYQYSLQSHPGTMQYSSYSQNYTGTWDGQQVHTSSSDSYQGHPGYSFNPTVGGYEYSSGYQDSRNNLQANISHANSQTNDQSNSHYTNANNESATNLTTSSNYSNGSFQPEVGSTTLNNQPNTSYVQTYTQLSNNKTTTTNSEIKKSDNPIAPKSNLDLLADLDITINHAPLVPEVHSMDKEPKADTNSPIPNIDKAVETKEDVMSLSQIDDKLENLQIVWDTWYNDVQPKKDPLGDSIILQKFIKDTEKYEKFVDSLTVKTLSGSTNLDIKWKEVQDFEERELKKQSTTVAQANSTENRTSEWIPYDSTRVILTTGDRSSDYINASHVKDLTQWTPKFIVAQAPLPQNFEAFWTMIWEQGSEVIACLCSDTQLNDIYWPTNKETSLTIGSFTLSLKNSTNHTTHVQRVIGIVHSEHKIERVVVHMQYPTWPATGLPSSPRPLLSFATDIMSEQALRHCPKPIVVHCLVGGPLSGLFLLAAATVCHVRAGHGVVDVPLVFSTLIKYRRCLISKEFLLFGYRMVLYHAQDTLMKRGILSLTKSTFDGFDNGKGNKGRLVKKNQHAHPSDDFLHNLGVGMQHGLGRQQVKDNKTGQSPGQLTVDPEEKTDRAQPVDPLSQLDPLWSIRR